The following proteins are encoded in a genomic region of Astatotilapia calliptera chromosome 22, fAstCal1.2, whole genome shotgun sequence:
- the LOC113014343 gene encoding uncharacterized protein LOC113014343 isoform X2 gives MAMYTKSRGKMVPLEEDHLTSVTSNQFLGAFAPFPRFAWIHPNAPRDSYDMVCKIVWSKATQVKPGRGQSSLEIQASKDDTPSVIMSSHRAEKQQEDTDDYTHYEEDKKQYHTDFTLPCPYLSGRRHHGLSNPARVLSPVLEVEMRQIKEEAGGKIKSSCRERDVQDKQRSVENSLQKMQVSQSSRTGTQSSVPAPQHLVTNPVCFEGHTPHLPDREGSLHPSKLPGDECGSKKEQNASRGSDSYSSDESDAVSLPGVQSCASDSSNNDSVVSAKVVKKKEIPSSSVELSCDNEQDSFFTADEDFPALTTINAGIPLSLTGPPALGKIKSQWEIPLSFHPHDIPTVTLASGVNDPVQAPIQGKPEAPEANSKTKAPLPVQEEAYDLLADFPALQPPKNPLALGGLRQRNPKTNDAKGKGVLISTPSHCQSCRGSHERRLENSPHEVSSICAGDQKSVLDLQTFGTVRHRNSPTISCEQRKANKQPPPRVAGADGVGVSARSWANAAKAGMKQAAAPQEKARPATFQQIVTINKAKAEYGATPKINKKATVFHPGSNQKHFGFQPHQANYPPGFSCPRFPFQQATGVPPESGRVRWQPW, from the exons ATGGCCATGTATACGAAAAGCAGAGGGAAAATGGTCCCTCTGGAAGAAGATCACTTGACGTCAGTAACTTCAAATCAGTTCCTCGGCGCATTTGCGCCATTTCCGCGTTTCGCTTGGATTCATCCAAACGCACCGAGGGACAGCTATGATATGGTGTGCAAAATTGTCTGGAGCAAAGCTACCCAGGTGAAACCGGGAAGAGGTCAAAGTTCACTGGAAATCCAAGCTAGTAAAGACGACACTCCTTCAGTCATAATGTCAAGTCACAG GGCTGAGAAGCAGCAAGAAGACACAGATGATTACACGCACTATGAGGAGGACAAGAAGCAATACCACACTGACTTCACCCTTCCTTGTCCTTATCTCTCGGGCCGCAGACATCACGGCCTATCCAACCCCGCACGGGTGCTGAGCCCTGTGCTGGAAGTGGAGATGAGGCAAATTAAGGAAGAGGCGGGTGGAAAAATAAAGTCG TCCTGTCGGGAGAGGGATGTGCAAGATAAACAAAGGAGTGTTGAAAACTCTCTTCAGAAGATGCAGGTCTCTCAATCCAGCAGAACAGGCACACAGAGCTCAGTACCTGCACCTCAACATCTGGTGACAAATCCTGTCTGCTTTGAAGGCCACACCCCACACCTGCCAGACAGAGAAGGTTCTCTACACCCTTCTAAACTACCCGGGGATGAATGTGGAAGCAAGAAAGAGCAGAATGCAAGTAGGGGCTCAGACAGCTACTCTAGTGATGAGAGTGATGCTGTTAGTCTACCGGGGGTGCAAAGTTGTGCCAGCGACAGCAGCAATAATGACTCAGTGGTTAGTGCAAAAGTggtgaagaaaaaggaaattccAAGCTCATCTGTTGAGCTAAGCTGCGACAATGAGCAGGATTCCTTTTTTACAGCTGATGAAGACTTTCCTGCTCTCACCACCATCAACGCTGGCATTCCGCTATCTCTCACAGGGCCTCCAGCCTTGGGGAAGATAAAAAGCCAGTGGGAGATTCCCCTTTCATTCCACCCACATGACATACCCACTGTCACGTTGGCAAGTGGCGTGAATGACCCTGTGCAGGCTCCCATCCAAGGCAAACCAGAAGCACCTGAGGCAAACTCAAAAACCAAAGCACCTCTTCCAGTGCAGGAAGAGGCTTATGACCTCTTGGCTGACTTCCCAGCCCTCCAGCCCCCAAAGAACCCTTTAGCGCTTGGTGGATTGCGTCAGAGGAATCCCAAGACCAACGATGCAAAGGGGAAAGGAGTTCTCATTTCTACTCCAAGCCACTGCCAAAGCTGTAGGGGTTCCCATGAGAGGAGATTGGAAAATTCGCCCCACGAGGTCTCCTCCATCTGTGCAGGAGATCAGAAATCTGTGCTGGACCTTCAAACATTTGGCACAGTCCGCCATCGCAACTCTCCCACCATCAGCTGTGAGCAACGGAAGGCCAACAAGCAGCCGCCGCCTAGAG TTGCAGGTGCAGATGGCGTGGGTGTCAGTGCCAGGTCCTGGGCTAATGCTGCCAAGGCAGGCATGAAGCAAGCAGCTGCCCCTCAGGAGAAAGCCAGACCTGCTACCTTTCAGCAGATAGTTACCATTAACAAAGCCAAAG ctgAATATGGTGCTACTCCAAAAATCAACAAGAAAGCAACAGTTTTCCATCCAGGATCAAATCAGAAG CATTTTGGATTCCAGCCGCATCAAGCCAACTATCCTCCAGGATTCAGCTGTCCCCGTTTTCCTTTCCAACAG
- the LOC113014343 gene encoding uncharacterized protein LOC113014343 isoform X1, translating into MAMYTKSRGKMVPLEEDHLTSVTSNQFLGAFAPFPRFAWIHPNAPRDSYDMVCKIVWSKATQVKPGRGQSSLEIQASKDDTPSVIMSSHRAEKQQEDTDDYTHYEEDKKQYHTDFTLPCPYLSGRRHHGLSNPARVLSPVLEVEMRQIKEEAGGKIKSSCRERDVQDKQRSVENSLQKMQVSQSSRTGTQSSVPAPQHLVTNPVCFEGHTPHLPDREGSLHPSKLPGDECGSKKEQNASRGSDSYSSDESDAVSLPGVQSCASDSSNNDSVVSAKVVKKKEIPSSSVELSCDNEQDSFFTADEDFPALTTINAGIPLSLTGPPALGKIKSQWEIPLSFHPHDIPTVTLASGVNDPVQAPIQGKPEAPEANSKTKAPLPVQEEAYDLLADFPALQPPKNPLALGGLRQRNPKTNDAKGKGVLISTPSHCQSCRGSHERRLENSPHEVSSICAGDQKSVLDLQTFGTVRHRNSPTISCEQRKANKQPPPRVAGADGVGVSARSWANAAKAGMKQAAAPQEKARPATFQQIVTINKAKAEYGATPKINKKATVFHPGSNQKVITLKQCCFHPCNQIHFVRFCNPPGYQHFGFQPHQANYPPGFSCPRFPFQQATGVPPESGRVRWQPW; encoded by the exons ATGGCCATGTATACGAAAAGCAGAGGGAAAATGGTCCCTCTGGAAGAAGATCACTTGACGTCAGTAACTTCAAATCAGTTCCTCGGCGCATTTGCGCCATTTCCGCGTTTCGCTTGGATTCATCCAAACGCACCGAGGGACAGCTATGATATGGTGTGCAAAATTGTCTGGAGCAAAGCTACCCAGGTGAAACCGGGAAGAGGTCAAAGTTCACTGGAAATCCAAGCTAGTAAAGACGACACTCCTTCAGTCATAATGTCAAGTCACAG GGCTGAGAAGCAGCAAGAAGACACAGATGATTACACGCACTATGAGGAGGACAAGAAGCAATACCACACTGACTTCACCCTTCCTTGTCCTTATCTCTCGGGCCGCAGACATCACGGCCTATCCAACCCCGCACGGGTGCTGAGCCCTGTGCTGGAAGTGGAGATGAGGCAAATTAAGGAAGAGGCGGGTGGAAAAATAAAGTCG TCCTGTCGGGAGAGGGATGTGCAAGATAAACAAAGGAGTGTTGAAAACTCTCTTCAGAAGATGCAGGTCTCTCAATCCAGCAGAACAGGCACACAGAGCTCAGTACCTGCACCTCAACATCTGGTGACAAATCCTGTCTGCTTTGAAGGCCACACCCCACACCTGCCAGACAGAGAAGGTTCTCTACACCCTTCTAAACTACCCGGGGATGAATGTGGAAGCAAGAAAGAGCAGAATGCAAGTAGGGGCTCAGACAGCTACTCTAGTGATGAGAGTGATGCTGTTAGTCTACCGGGGGTGCAAAGTTGTGCCAGCGACAGCAGCAATAATGACTCAGTGGTTAGTGCAAAAGTggtgaagaaaaaggaaattccAAGCTCATCTGTTGAGCTAAGCTGCGACAATGAGCAGGATTCCTTTTTTACAGCTGATGAAGACTTTCCTGCTCTCACCACCATCAACGCTGGCATTCCGCTATCTCTCACAGGGCCTCCAGCCTTGGGGAAGATAAAAAGCCAGTGGGAGATTCCCCTTTCATTCCACCCACATGACATACCCACTGTCACGTTGGCAAGTGGCGTGAATGACCCTGTGCAGGCTCCCATCCAAGGCAAACCAGAAGCACCTGAGGCAAACTCAAAAACCAAAGCACCTCTTCCAGTGCAGGAAGAGGCTTATGACCTCTTGGCTGACTTCCCAGCCCTCCAGCCCCCAAAGAACCCTTTAGCGCTTGGTGGATTGCGTCAGAGGAATCCCAAGACCAACGATGCAAAGGGGAAAGGAGTTCTCATTTCTACTCCAAGCCACTGCCAAAGCTGTAGGGGTTCCCATGAGAGGAGATTGGAAAATTCGCCCCACGAGGTCTCCTCCATCTGTGCAGGAGATCAGAAATCTGTGCTGGACCTTCAAACATTTGGCACAGTCCGCCATCGCAACTCTCCCACCATCAGCTGTGAGCAACGGAAGGCCAACAAGCAGCCGCCGCCTAGAG TTGCAGGTGCAGATGGCGTGGGTGTCAGTGCCAGGTCCTGGGCTAATGCTGCCAAGGCAGGCATGAAGCAAGCAGCTGCCCCTCAGGAGAAAGCCAGACCTGCTACCTTTCAGCAGATAGTTACCATTAACAAAGCCAAAG ctgAATATGGTGCTACTCCAAAAATCAACAAGAAAGCAACAGTTTTCCATCCAGGATCAAATCAGAAGGTGATAACCTTGAAACAGTGCTGCTTTCACCCCTGCAACCAAATCCACTTTGTCAGATTTTGCAACCCTCCTGGCTATCAG CATTTTGGATTCCAGCCGCATCAAGCCAACTATCCTCCAGGATTCAGCTGTCCCCGTTTTCCTTTCCAACAG